The Bryobacteraceae bacterium genome includes a window with the following:
- the lon gene encoding Lon protease translates to MSEPVIQNQESNLLTLPVLPLKNVVLFPKLILPLSVGRDASRAAVEAAIKHHEGHLILLTQKNPETELPGPDDLHQVGTHAKIRKVLRSTPSLIEIVASGLERVGVLSIESAGQYLQAKAQPMPLVPDHSTEERALQTALFELAAKTLERINPQAAEQISNLLSSADDPQQLMWLLATAFNLGSDKLQHLLESPTLKDAFQLAVQYITEEARILEVRQKIVSEAQEEMSKEQREYVLRRQLKAIQQELGEDDPAKAEAEELRKRLDETKLPEEAKKEAEREFRRFERLPDQSPERHVIRTWLDLVLELPWFTETEDNLDIARARQVLNEDHYGLEDVKERILEHLGVLQRNPSAKAPILCFVGPPGVGKTSLGQSIARALGRKFERFSLGGMHDESELRGHRRTYIGALPGRLINAIRRAGARNPVLMLDEVDKLGRDFRGDPASALLEVLDPEQNSTFRDNYLDLAFDLSKVMFITTANTLETIPQPLLDRMEVIRLAGYSEEEKVAIANRYLIPRQLKETGLTAELVQFPEEGIRKIIESYTREAGLRNLERNIASLCRKAALKFAEGRTEPIVMTPERIVELLGPETYLPEEARKDLPAGVATGLAWTPSGGDVLYVEAMLLPKGKGLTLTGQLGDVMQESAKAAQSYLWAHAEAYGIDPALFSDYGVHIHVPSGAIPKDGPSAGITIAVALASLYTKKPARSDTAMTGEITLTGRVLPIGGVKEKTLAARRAGIRRVILPKRNAKDLRDLPENVRNEMEFLFAENIDDVFRQVIPGLIPEPAPAAASS, encoded by the coding sequence ATGAGCGAACCGGTCATCCAGAACCAGGAATCGAATCTTCTCACGCTGCCCGTTCTTCCGCTGAAGAACGTGGTGCTGTTCCCGAAGCTGATCCTGCCGCTGTCGGTGGGCCGCGACGCGTCGCGCGCGGCGGTGGAAGCGGCGATCAAGCATCACGAGGGCCACCTCATCCTGCTGACGCAGAAGAACCCGGAGACGGAGCTGCCGGGACCGGACGATCTGCATCAGGTGGGCACGCACGCCAAGATCCGCAAGGTGCTGCGGTCGACGCCGTCGCTGATCGAGATCGTGGCTTCGGGGCTCGAGCGCGTGGGCGTGCTGTCGATCGAATCCGCGGGCCAGTACCTGCAGGCGAAGGCGCAGCCGATGCCGCTCGTGCCGGACCACTCGACCGAGGAGCGGGCGCTGCAGACGGCGCTGTTCGAGCTGGCGGCGAAGACGCTGGAGCGGATCAACCCGCAGGCCGCCGAGCAGATCTCGAACCTGCTGTCGAGCGCCGACGACCCGCAGCAGCTGATGTGGCTGCTGGCGACGGCGTTCAACCTGGGCTCGGACAAGCTGCAGCATCTGCTGGAGTCGCCGACGCTGAAGGACGCCTTCCAGCTGGCGGTGCAGTACATCACCGAGGAAGCGCGCATCCTCGAGGTGCGGCAGAAGATCGTCAGCGAAGCGCAGGAGGAGATGAGCAAGGAGCAGCGCGAGTACGTGCTGCGCCGGCAGCTGAAGGCCATCCAGCAGGAGCTGGGCGAAGACGACCCGGCGAAAGCGGAAGCCGAGGAGCTGCGCAAGCGGCTGGATGAAACGAAGCTTCCGGAAGAGGCGAAGAAGGAGGCCGAGCGCGAGTTCCGCCGCTTCGAGCGGCTGCCGGACCAGAGCCCGGAACGCCATGTGATCCGCACCTGGCTGGACCTGGTGCTCGAGCTGCCATGGTTCACCGAGACGGAAGACAACCTGGACATCGCCCGGGCGCGGCAGGTTCTCAACGAGGACCACTACGGGCTGGAGGACGTGAAGGAGCGCATCCTCGAGCACCTGGGCGTGCTCCAGCGGAACCCGTCGGCGAAGGCGCCGATCCTGTGTTTCGTCGGACCGCCGGGCGTCGGCAAGACGTCGCTCGGGCAGTCGATCGCACGGGCGCTGGGGCGCAAGTTCGAGCGCTTCTCGCTGGGCGGCATGCACGACGAGAGCGAGCTGCGCGGGCACCGTCGCACCTACATCGGCGCGCTCCCCGGGCGGCTGATCAACGCCATCCGGCGCGCGGGGGCGCGCAATCCGGTGCTGATGCTGGATGAAGTGGACAAGCTGGGGCGCGACTTCCGGGGCGACCCGGCGTCGGCGCTGCTCGAGGTGCTCGATCCGGAGCAGAACAGCACGTTCCGCGACAACTATCTCGACCTGGCGTTCGACCTGTCGAAGGTGATGTTCATCACCACGGCGAACACGCTGGAGACGATTCCGCAGCCGCTGTTGGACCGCATGGAGGTGATCCGGCTGGCGGGTTACAGCGAGGAAGAAAAGGTCGCGATCGCCAACCGCTACCTGATTCCGCGGCAGCTGAAGGAGACGGGGCTGACGGCGGAGCTGGTGCAGTTCCCCGAAGAAGGCATCCGCAAGATCATCGAGAGCTACACGCGCGAGGCGGGGCTGCGCAACCTGGAGCGCAACATCGCCAGCCTGTGCCGCAAGGCGGCGCTGAAGTTCGCCGAAGGGCGCACGGAGCCGATCGTGATGACGCCGGAGAGGATCGTCGAGCTGCTGGGTCCGGAGACGTATCTGCCCGAGGAAGCGCGCAAGGATTTGCCGGCGGGCGTGGCGACGGGGCTGGCGTGGACTCCGTCCGGCGGCGACGTGCTCTATGTGGAGGCGATGCTGCTGCCCAAGGGCAAGGGGCTGACGCTGACCGGACAGCTCGGCGACGTGATGCAGGAGTCGGCCAAGGCGGCGCAGAGTTATCTGTGGGCGCACGCCGAGGCCTACGGGATCGACCCGGCGCTGTTCAGCGACTACGGCGTGCACATCCACGTGCCTTCGGGCGCGATTCCGAAAGACGGCCCGTCGGCGGGCATCACGATCGCAGTGGCGCTGGCTTCTCTCTATACGAAGAAGCCGGCGCGCAGCGACACGGCGATGACAGGCGAGATCACGCTCACGGGACGCGTGCTGCCTATCGGCGGCGTGAAAGAAAAGACGCTGGCAGCGCGCCGCGCGGGCATCCGCCGCGTGATTCTGCCGAAACGCAATGCGAAGGACCTGCGCGACCTGCCGGAGAACGTCCGCAATGAGATGGAGTTTCTCTTTGCGGAGAACATCGACGACGTGTTCCGGCAGGTGATTCCGGGCCTGATTCCGGAGCCGGCTCCGGCAGCGGCTTCCTCGTAA
- a CDS encoding aryldialkylphosphatase, giving the protein MPLRRITRRAWLAGAAVTAAAQGGEGRVMTVRGPVAPESLGLVLPHEHFFSNFGEEPAEPPVYDEAALLEAVVPYARRLKQLGCGAVADATAAWFGRNPLLLRTISEKTGLHVLTNTGYYGAASDRYVPKHAFEEDAVRLASRWVREWREGIAGTGIRPGFIKTGVDAGPLSEIDAKLVRAAALTHRETGLTIAVHTGGNPEAAMRQMAIVREEGVSPEAWIWVHAHQVKSGEEEALEKAAEAGAWISLDGLDEATLERHLELVLRLRAKGSLSRVLLSHDGNSFRAGGKRPMRPYTLLFEQFLPQLRRAGVSESEIARLTRDNPARALTVRRRLTG; this is encoded by the coding sequence ATGCCGCTGAGAAGAATCACGCGCCGGGCGTGGCTGGCCGGCGCCGCCGTGACGGCCGCAGCCCAAGGCGGAGAAGGCCGCGTGATGACCGTGCGCGGGCCGGTGGCACCGGAATCGCTCGGTCTTGTGCTCCCGCACGAGCATTTCTTTTCGAACTTCGGCGAAGAGCCTGCCGAGCCTCCGGTATACGACGAGGCCGCTCTGCTCGAGGCCGTCGTGCCGTATGCGCGGCGACTGAAGCAACTGGGCTGCGGAGCGGTGGCGGACGCGACGGCGGCGTGGTTCGGCAGGAATCCGCTGCTGCTGAGGACGATCTCGGAGAAGACAGGGCTGCACGTCCTGACGAACACGGGCTACTACGGGGCGGCGTCGGACCGGTACGTGCCGAAGCATGCTTTCGAGGAAGACGCCGTTCGGCTGGCTTCGCGGTGGGTGCGCGAGTGGCGCGAAGGCATCGCGGGCACGGGCATCCGGCCAGGGTTCATCAAGACCGGAGTGGATGCGGGTCCGCTGTCGGAAATCGACGCGAAGCTCGTGCGCGCGGCGGCGCTGACCCATCGCGAGACCGGTCTGACAATCGCCGTGCACACGGGCGGCAACCCGGAGGCGGCCATGAGGCAGATGGCGATCGTGCGGGAAGAGGGCGTCTCGCCGGAGGCGTGGATCTGGGTGCATGCCCATCAGGTGAAGAGCGGCGAGGAAGAGGCGCTGGAAAAGGCGGCGGAGGCGGGGGCGTGGATCAGTCTGGACGGGCTGGACGAGGCGACGCTCGAACGGCACCTGGAACTCGTGCTGCGGCTGCGCGCGAAGGGATCTCTGAGCCGCGTTCTGCTGTCGCACGACGGCAACAGCTTCCGCGCGGGCGGGAAGCGGCCGATGCGGCCCTACACGCTGCTGTTCGAGCAGTTCCTTCCGCAGCTGCGCCGGGCGGGCGTTTCCGAAAGCGAGATTGCACGGCTCACGCGCGACAACCCTGCGCGCGCGCTCACGGTGCGCCGCCGCCTGACGGGGTGA
- a CDS encoding glycosyl hydrolase: protein MNPAVSFAIAVCALILYFGRRSRRQYLQLPEIPPDGARAPEGRVTAIIPARNEETVIARCVRSLAPSVSVIVVDDHSGDRTAEEARAAGATVASAPPLPEGWLGKPHACWTGASQAKTEWLLFVDADTWYEPGFVPSLLAFAQTRGLDAVSVFPRQVCQRWFESALVEYGLGLYFAGVDAARLNDPASPEALANGQCILIRREEYFRLGGHQAVASSVTEDVALAVLFKRHGLPFAVCRAEQLARVRMYDSFLSLWRGFQKNSFRVLFHNPRCGLLIILATIAMTSWLPASVLLARAGWRAAALLPPAAAILAWKPWYGSWRRALWAPLAIYLFQGIVVSAMFASITGRGAVWKGRRV, encoded by the coding sequence GTGAATCCCGCTGTCTCCTTCGCCATCGCTGTCTGCGCGCTGATCCTGTATTTCGGCCGCCGCTCGCGGAGGCAGTATCTTCAGCTTCCGGAAATCCCGCCGGACGGCGCGCGCGCTCCGGAAGGCCGCGTCACCGCCATCATTCCAGCGCGCAACGAAGAGACGGTCATCGCGCGCTGCGTCCGCTCGCTCGCGCCTTCCGTCTCCGTGATCGTGGTGGATGACCACTCCGGCGACCGCACGGCGGAAGAAGCGCGCGCGGCCGGCGCCACGGTGGCCTCTGCCCCTCCCCTTCCGGAAGGCTGGCTCGGCAAGCCCCACGCCTGCTGGACCGGCGCGAGCCAAGCCAAAACAGAATGGCTTCTTTTTGTCGATGCCGACACCTGGTACGAGCCCGGCTTCGTCCCGTCGCTTCTCGCCTTCGCCCAAACCCGCGGACTTGACGCCGTCAGCGTCTTCCCGCGCCAGGTCTGCCAGCGCTGGTTCGAATCGGCGCTCGTCGAATACGGCCTCGGGCTGTACTTCGCCGGGGTCGACGCCGCGCGGCTCAACGATCCTGCCAGCCCCGAGGCGCTCGCCAACGGCCAGTGCATTCTCATCCGCCGCGAAGAGTACTTCCGCCTGGGAGGCCATCAGGCTGTCGCTTCCTCGGTCACGGAAGACGTGGCGCTCGCCGTGCTGTTCAAGCGCCATGGCCTGCCCTTCGCCGTCTGCCGCGCGGAACAGCTGGCGCGCGTGCGGATGTACGACTCGTTCCTGTCTCTCTGGCGGGGTTTCCAGAAGAATTCGTTCCGCGTGCTGTTTCACAACCCGCGCTGCGGACTGCTCATCATCCTCGCCACCATTGCGATGACGTCGTGGCTGCCTGCGTCGGTGCTGCTCGCGCGGGCTGGCTGGCGCGCAGCGGCGCTGCTGCCGCCCGCGGCTGCCATCCTGGCGTGGAAGCCGTGGTACGGGAGCTGGCGCCGCGCCCTGTGGGCGCCGCTCGCGATCTACCTTTTCCAGGGCATTGTCGTTTCCGCCATGTTCGCCTCGATCACCGGGCGCGGCGCAGTGTGGAAGGGACGCCGTGTCTGA
- the pys gene encoding phytoene synthase, translated as MRERARLATARGSKSFYFATRFFPREVAEGAYAVYWFCRTTDDLVDEAAAPPDLDAWRRKLALAVDGIATGDDVLDTFSAAVRRFSIPPRYAFELIDGVEMDLVKSEYASFDELRQYCYRVASTVGLMMMHVVGFDGAPHAEAIHMGIAMQLTNILRDVGEDLRRGRLYLPQEDLERFGVSRADLAAGRRTEAFRRLMDFQIARARRFYELGRAGLPFLHSRGRFAVDLASRIYARILNRIEASDYDVFARRAVVSRREKYWITAQAVCSAALCAAPAWPRWLSAR; from the coding sequence ATGCGCGAACGTGCCCGCCTAGCCACCGCGCGCGGATCGAAATCGTTCTACTTCGCCACGCGCTTCTTCCCGCGCGAAGTGGCCGAGGGCGCGTACGCCGTCTACTGGTTCTGCCGCACCACCGATGACCTGGTGGACGAGGCCGCCGCGCCGCCCGATCTGGACGCCTGGCGCCGCAAGCTCGCGCTCGCCGTGGATGGCATCGCCACCGGCGACGACGTGCTGGACACCTTCAGCGCCGCGGTGCGGCGGTTTTCCATCCCGCCGCGCTACGCCTTCGAGCTGATCGACGGCGTGGAAATGGACCTCGTGAAGAGCGAGTACGCCAGCTTCGACGAACTCCGCCAGTACTGCTACCGGGTCGCCTCCACCGTCGGCCTGATGATGATGCACGTGGTCGGCTTCGACGGGGCGCCGCATGCGGAAGCCATCCACATGGGCATCGCCATGCAGCTCACCAACATCCTCCGGGACGTGGGCGAGGATCTGCGCCGCGGCCGGCTGTACCTGCCGCAGGAGGATCTGGAGCGGTTCGGCGTCAGCCGGGCCGATTTGGCCGCCGGGCGGCGCACGGAGGCGTTCCGGCGGCTGATGGATTTCCAGATCGCCCGCGCGCGGCGCTTCTACGAGCTGGGCCGCGCCGGGCTGCCGTTTCTGCATTCCCGCGGGCGTTTCGCCGTCGACCTGGCGTCGCGCATCTACGCCCGCATCCTGAACCGCATCGAGGCCTCGGACTACGACGTCTTTGCGCGCCGCGCCGTCGTCAGCCGCCGGGAGAAGTACTGGATCACCGCACAAGCCGTATGCTCCGCCGCACTCTGCGCCGCTCCAGCCTGGCCGCGCTGGCTTTCTGCGCGCTGA
- a CDS encoding phytoene desaturase, which yields MPAASSSPVASAPVQPAEKRRRIVVIGSGFGGLASAIRLQARGYQADLIEARDQLGGRAYVYRQDGFTFDGGPTVITAPFLIDEIFQAAGRRTEDYCRIVPVDPFYRIEFHDGRSFEYNGDEAETERRVAAFSPGDLEGYRTMIRKAKAIFQKGFVELADKPFLRFSDMFSIAPDLIRLQSYKTVYQFAAQYVKDPLLRRVFSFHPLLVGGNPFQTTSIYALIHYLERQWGVHYVMGGTGALVAALGRLFEELGGRVHLSSPVERIEIRDGLAHSVVTRDGRTFPCDAVVSNADVANTYRRMIAPGHRRKYTDRRLERMRYSMGLWVVYFGTKRQYPELRHHTIILSPHYRELLDDIFNKKRLSGEFSLYLHRPTATDPSMAPPGCDCFYALVPVPNQLSGIDWNRENEPFTRRVLEFLDRRCIPGLLDNLATLRTLTPLDFETTLNSYAGAGFSFEPVFTQSAWFRPHNQSEDIPNLYFAGAGTHPGAGVPGVLSSAKIVEKLVCANVPA from the coding sequence GTGCCCGCTGCCAGTAGTTCTCCCGTCGCCTCCGCTCCCGTCCAGCCAGCCGAAAAACGCCGCCGCATCGTGGTCATCGGATCGGGCTTCGGCGGGTTGGCCTCGGCCATCCGCCTGCAGGCTCGCGGCTACCAGGCCGATCTGATCGAAGCCCGCGATCAGCTCGGCGGCCGGGCCTACGTCTACCGCCAGGACGGCTTCACGTTCGACGGCGGCCCCACCGTCATCACCGCGCCCTTCCTGATCGACGAAATCTTCCAGGCGGCCGGCCGCCGCACGGAAGACTACTGCCGCATCGTGCCGGTGGATCCTTTCTACCGGATCGAGTTCCACGACGGCCGCTCGTTCGAATACAACGGCGATGAAGCCGAGACCGAGCGGCGCGTCGCCGCCTTCTCGCCCGGCGATCTGGAAGGCTACCGCACGATGATCCGCAAGGCGAAGGCGATCTTCCAGAAAGGCTTCGTCGAGCTGGCGGACAAGCCGTTCCTGCGCTTCTCCGACATGTTCTCCATCGCGCCGGACCTCATCCGGCTGCAGTCCTACAAGACCGTCTATCAGTTCGCCGCGCAGTACGTGAAAGACCCGCTGCTGCGCCGCGTGTTCAGCTTCCACCCGCTTCTGGTCGGCGGCAATCCGTTCCAGACCACGTCCATCTACGCGCTGATTCACTATCTCGAGCGGCAGTGGGGCGTGCATTACGTCATGGGCGGCACTGGAGCGCTGGTGGCGGCCCTCGGACGCCTGTTCGAGGAGCTCGGCGGGCGCGTGCATCTCTCGTCTCCCGTCGAGCGCATCGAGATCCGCGACGGTCTGGCGCACAGCGTCGTCACGCGGGACGGCCGCACATTCCCCTGCGACGCCGTCGTCTCCAACGCCGATGTCGCCAACACCTACCGCCGCATGATCGCTCCCGGGCACCGCCGCAAGTACACGGACCGCCGGCTCGAGCGCATGCGCTACTCGATGGGCCTTTGGGTGGTCTACTTCGGCACGAAGCGGCAGTATCCGGAGCTGCGCCACCACACGATCATCCTCAGCCCGCACTACCGGGAGCTGCTCGACGACATTTTCAACAAGAAACGTTTGAGCGGGGAATTCTCCCTCTACCTGCACCGTCCCACGGCGACCGATCCTTCGATGGCGCCGCCGGGCTGCGACTGCTTCTACGCTCTGGTTCCGGTTCCGAATCAGCTCTCGGGCATCGACTGGAACAGGGAGAACGAACCGTTCACGCGCCGCGTGCTCGAGTTCCTCGACCGGCGCTGCATTCCGGGGCTGCTCGACAACCTCGCCACGCTGCGCACGCTGACGCCGCTGGACTTCGAGACGACGCTCAATTCGTACGCCGGCGCGGGCTTCAGCTTCGAGCCGGTGTTCACGCAGTCGGCCTGGTTCCGCCCGCACAACCAGAGCGAGGACATCCCCAACCTGTATTTCGCCGGCGCCGGAACGCATCCGGGCGCGGGCGTGCCCGGCGTGCTCAGCTCGGCCAAGATCGTGGAGAAGCTGGTATGCGCGAACGTGCCCGCCTAG